In a genomic window of Sardina pilchardus chromosome 20, fSarPil1.1, whole genome shotgun sequence:
- the gabrg1 gene encoding gamma-aminobutyric acid receptor subunit gamma-1 yields MTLDSPVPRGETFSMADAMQTLYLDDVCPGSAKGTGAPVAGAGKRGWTHATTHTECASEGMKKITCKMALAFTPNKADEEDYEDVPINKTWVLSPKVDETDVTSILNKLLLGYDNKLRPDIGVRPTVIETAVYVNSIGPVDPINMEYTIDIFFAQTWYDSRLKFNSSMKLLMLNSNMVGKIWIPDTFFRNSRKSDAHWITTPNRLLRLWSNGRVMYTLRLTINAECYLKLHNFPMDEHSCPLEFSSYGYPKNEIMYRWQRRSVEVADQRYWRLYQFAFVGLRNATDVAHTQSGEYVIMTIFFELSRRMGYFTIQTYIPCSMIVVLSWVSFWINKDAVPARTSLGITTVLTMTTLSTISRKSLPKVSYVTAMDLFVSVCFIFTFAALMEYGTLHYFTSNRQSKKTKSQPNKSSMMDIRPGTSLLQMNNIVPYHDDDDFAYECLDGKDCTSFFCCFDDCRSGRWRQNRMHVHVSKIDSYSRIFFPTAFGLFNLVYWVGYLYL; encoded by the exons ATGACTCTGGACTCCCCAGTGCCGAGGGGGGAGACATTTAGCATGGCAGATGCCATGCAAACGCTCTATTTAGATGATGTGTGCCCTGGCAGTGCCAAGGGCACGGGGGCCCCCGTGGCAGGAGCGGGCAAGAGAGGCTGGACGCACGCCACGACACACACCGAGTGTGCCTCAGAAGGCATGAAGAAGATCACATGCAAGATGGC CTTGGCATTCACACCTAATAAGGCAGACGAGGAGGATTATGAGGACGTTCCCATAAATAAAACCTGGGTTTTATCACCTAAGGTCGACGAGACCGACGTCACCTCCATCCTAAATAAATTACTGCTGGGCTACGACAACAAACTGCGCCCGGACATAGGAG TGCGACCCACCGTGATCGAAACTGCCGTGTATGTGAACAGCATCGGGCCTGTGGACCCTATTAACATG gAGTACACCATCGACATCTTCTTCGCTCAGACGTGGTACGACAGTCGCCTGAAGTTCAACAGCAGCATGAAGCTACTGATGCTCAACAGCAACATGGTGGGCAAGATCTGGATCCCGGACACCTTCTTCCGCAACTCCCGCAAGTCCGACGCCCACTGGATCACCACGCCCAATCGGCTGCTTCGTCTCTGGAGCAATGGGCGGGTCATGTACACTCTAAG GTTGACTATTAATGCGGAATGCTACCTAAAGCTGCATAACTTTCCCATGGATGAACACTCCTGCCCCCTGGAGTTCTCCAGCT ATGGCTACCCTAAGAACGAGATTATGTACCGCTGGCAGCGTCGGTCCGTGGAGGTAGCAGATCAGCGCTACTGGAGGCTCTACCAGTTCGCCTTTGTGGGACTGCGCAACGCCACTgacgtcgcacacacacagtcag GTGAATACGTCATCATGACCATCTTCTTTGAGCTGAGCAGGAGGATGGGCTACTTCACCATCCAGACCTACATCCCCTGCAGCATGATCGTGGTGCTCTCCTGGGTCTCCTTTTGGATTAACAAAGACGCTGTGCCAGCAAGAACTTCACTCG GTATCACCACGGTGCTCACCATGACAACCCTGAGCACCATCTCCAGGAAGTCGCTGCCAAAAGTGTCCTACGTGACGGCCATGGATCTCTTCGTGTCGGTCTGCTTCATCTTCACCTTCGCGGCGCTCATGGAGTACGGCACCCTTCACTACTTCACCAGCAACCGGCAGAGCAAGAAGACCAAATCCCAGCCCAAC AAGTCCAGCATGATGGACATCAGGCCGGGCACTTCTCTGCTGCAGATGAACAACATCGTCCCGTACCACGACGATGACGACTTTGCCTACGAGTGTCTGGATGGAAAAGACTGCACCAGCTTCTTCTGTTGCTTTGACGACTGTCGCTCGGGGAGGTGGAGACAGAACAGGATGCATGTGCACGTCTCCAAAATCGACTCCTATTCCAGAATATTCTTCCCCACCGCTTTCGGCCTCTTCAATCTTGTCTACTGGGTCGGGTACCTGTACTTGTAA